In bacterium BMS3Abin08, the following proteins share a genomic window:
- a CDS encoding peptidase family M23 yields MNRVTPLRKTGFSEYLVGCNGLDGRFEEWFFYPGMLFNAPDRWWGEGGRRDRPHEGLDLCLYRDRCGERHRLDVTTEIPVIYSGEIIRIGDDFLGKSVFVGHDTYDGNGNRLYTVYGHTIPLRGINRGKAVSEGSIIATIAGVKKGKANVPPHLHISIAWIPESLPPKMLNWKTIDDRRMVNLLDPLKVIACRYTVGG; encoded by the coding sequence GTGAACAGAGTGACCCCATTAAGAAAAACAGGATTCAGTGAATACCTTGTCGGATGTAATGGTCTTGATGGAAGGTTTGAGGAGTGGTTTTTCTATCCGGGTATGTTATTTAATGCTCCCGATAGATGGTGGGGCGAGGGTGGCAGGCGTGACAGGCCACATGAGGGGTTGGATTTATGTTTATACAGGGACAGGTGCGGAGAGAGGCACAGGCTTGATGTAACCACAGAGATTCCCGTGATCTATAGTGGAGAGATTATCAGGATAGGCGATGATTTTTTAGGGAAATCCGTATTTGTAGGCCATGACACCTATGACGGTAACGGCAATAGACTCTATACGGTTTATGGCCATACCATACCCCTTAGAGGCATAAACAGGGGTAAAGCCGTGAGTGAAGGCAGTATAATTGCAACCATTGCAGGTGTTAAAAAGGGAAAGGCGAATGTTCCACCTCACCTGCATATCTCCATAGCGTGGATCCCCGAATCTCTTCCCCCTAAGATGCTTAACTGGAAAACAATCGATGACCGCAGAATGGTTAACCTCCTGGATCCCTTAAAGGTCATTGCCTGTAGATATACGGTCGGGGGGTAA